The Actinomadura sp. WMMB 499 genome includes a window with the following:
- the pnuC gene encoding nicotinamide riboside transporter PnuC produces the protein MSWLDASFTVFGEHVLWTDLIGNALSLAVVWLAMRKTIWTWPVQLTGALLLLAASLHADVPGNALKQVLFCGLALYGWHRWTRGRRDGEGLVVRRATARERIVLVAVLLLGTAVVAQLFTHLAWLEIAWSPWANAYIFVGSAVATFAQSRALVEFWVVWVLVDLVGVPLALKSGLYVSGAVYGIFFVMVMFGLRNWLRESRDGSASRTTPTKDKAVTA, from the coding sequence ATGAGCTGGCTCGACGCGAGCTTCACCGTCTTCGGCGAGCACGTCCTTTGGACCGATCTCATCGGTAACGCGCTGTCCCTCGCCGTCGTGTGGCTCGCCATGCGCAAGACGATCTGGACGTGGCCGGTGCAGCTCACCGGCGCCCTGCTGCTCCTCGCGGCGTCCCTGCACGCCGACGTCCCCGGCAACGCGCTCAAGCAGGTGCTGTTCTGCGGTCTCGCCCTGTACGGGTGGCACCGCTGGACGCGCGGGCGGCGCGACGGCGAGGGACTGGTCGTGCGGCGGGCCACCGCCCGCGAGCGGATCGTGCTGGTCGCGGTGCTGCTGCTCGGCACCGCGGTCGTCGCGCAGCTGTTCACCCACCTGGCCTGGCTGGAGATCGCCTGGTCGCCGTGGGCGAACGCCTACATCTTCGTCGGCAGCGCGGTCGCGACGTTCGCGCAGAGCCGCGCGCTGGTCGAGTTCTGGGTCGTGTGGGTGCTGGTCGACCTCGTCGGCGTCCCGCTGGCCCTCAAGTCCGGCCTGTACGTCTCCGGAGCCGTATACGGGATCTTCTTCGTGATGGTGATGTTCGGGCTCCGCAACTGGCTCCGCGAGTCCCGGGACGGCTCGGCCTCGCGCACTACCCCCACCAAGGACAAGGCGGTGACCGCATGA
- a CDS encoding riboflavin synthase: MFTGIVEELGEIASIEPQGDSVALAIRGPLVTQDAVHGASIAVNGVCLTVVDVRDGVFTADVIKETLDKSSLGVLEPGSKVNLERPVRLSDRLGGHLVQGHVDGVGAIVSREPGERWDVVTVSLPADLSRYLVDKGSITVDGISLTVVEAGTDRFSVALIPTTLALTTLGHKRPGDPVNLEVDVVAKYVERMFGDRASGDRP, from the coding sequence GTGTTCACCGGCATCGTCGAGGAGCTCGGCGAGATCGCTTCGATCGAGCCCCAGGGGGACTCGGTCGCGCTCGCGATCCGCGGTCCGCTCGTCACCCAGGACGCCGTGCACGGCGCGTCGATCGCGGTCAACGGCGTCTGCCTCACGGTGGTGGACGTCCGCGACGGAGTCTTCACCGCCGACGTCATCAAGGAGACCCTCGACAAGTCGAGCCTCGGCGTGCTCGAACCGGGCTCGAAAGTGAACCTGGAACGTCCCGTCCGGCTGTCCGACCGGCTCGGCGGGCACCTCGTCCAGGGCCACGTGGACGGCGTCGGCGCGATCGTCTCCCGGGAGCCGGGGGAGCGGTGGGACGTCGTCACGGTGTCGCTGCCGGCCGACCTGAGCCGCTACCTGGTCGACAAGGGCTCGATCACCGTGGACGGCATCAGCCTCACCGTCGTCGAGGCGGGAACCGACCGGTTCAGCGTCGCGCTCATCCCCACGACCCTCGCGCTCACGACGCTCGGCCACAAGCGTCCCGGCGACCCCGTGAACCTCGAGGTCGACGTCGTCGCCAAGTACGTCGAGCGCATGTTCGGCGACCGCGCGTCCGGTGACCGGCCATGA
- the ribH gene encoding 6,7-dimethyl-8-ribityllumazine synthase has protein sequence MSGAGRPEDTVVDAAGLTLGVVCTRWHEPITDPMLERALAAAKACGIDEPVVVRVAGALELPVVAQQLARDLDAVVVLGAVIRGETAHFDYVCDSVTAGVTRVALDESTPVGNGVLTCDNIEQAMQRSGLPGSREDKGWEATVAALDTALTLRGLRHHGHAGYGLEHSGS, from the coding sequence ATGAGCGGCGCGGGACGCCCCGAGGACACCGTCGTCGACGCGGCCGGGCTCACGCTCGGCGTCGTCTGCACCCGCTGGCACGAGCCGATCACCGATCCGATGCTGGAGCGCGCCCTGGCGGCCGCCAAGGCGTGCGGGATCGACGAGCCGGTGGTCGTGCGCGTCGCCGGGGCGCTGGAACTGCCCGTCGTGGCCCAGCAGCTCGCCCGCGACCTGGACGCCGTCGTCGTCCTGGGCGCGGTCATCCGCGGCGAGACCGCCCATTTCGACTACGTGTGCGACTCGGTGACCGCCGGTGTGACACGTGTCGCGCTCGACGAGTCGACTCCGGTGGGCAACGGGGTCCTCACATGTGACAACATTGAGCAGGCAATGCAGCGGAGCGGGCTGCCCGGCAGCCGCGAGGACAAGGGATGGGAGGCGACTGTGGCCGCGCTAGACACGGCTCTGACCCTGCGAGGTCTGCGGCATCACGGTCACGCCGGGTACGGCCTGGAGCATTCGGGCTCCTGA
- a CDS encoding STAS domain-containing protein, which translates to MSSALEVTVAERHGPIAVLAVEGELDLHNGPLLAGAALEAVGHGYPHVVLEMSGVPFCDSSGLNALIRLYRRLHAEHGSLTLAAVPGRLERLLSMTGIDRLIPARADVPEALEVVREATGPPGTEAG; encoded by the coding sequence ATGAGCAGTGCGCTGGAGGTGACCGTCGCCGAGCGGCACGGGCCGATCGCCGTCCTCGCCGTCGAGGGGGAGCTCGACCTGCACAACGGCCCGCTGCTGGCCGGTGCCGCCCTGGAGGCCGTGGGCCACGGGTACCCGCACGTGGTCCTGGAGATGTCCGGGGTGCCGTTCTGCGACTCCAGCGGCCTGAACGCGCTGATCAGGCTCTACCGGCGGCTGCACGCCGAACACGGCTCCCTGACGCTGGCCGCCGTGCCCGGGCGCCTGGAGCGGCTGCTGAGTATGACGGGCATCGACCGGCTCATCCCCGCCCGTGCGGACGTCCCGGAGGCCCTGGAGGTCGTGCGCGAGGCGACCGGGCCGCCCGGCACGGAGGCGGGCTGA
- a CDS encoding bifunctional 3,4-dihydroxy-2-butanone-4-phosphate synthase/GTP cyclohydrolase II, whose translation MTEHGTIDNGNGIFDDIEAAVADIAAGRPVVVVDDEDRENEGDIIFAAAKSTPELLTFTIRHTSGVICVPMEGADLDRLQIPLMTAQNTEPMRTAYTVSVDARDGVTTGISAADRAKTIRTLCDSASEPRDLVRPGHIFPLRYREGGVLRRRGHTEAAVDLARMAGLAPAGVLAEVVNEDGTMARLPELQVFAKEHGLKLISIEQLVEHRRRTEPLVTRAVETRLPNRYGTWRAVGFSSAVDGGEHVALVLGDLGDGTDVLVRAHSECLTGDVLHSERCDCGTQLDAAMERIAQEGRGVVLYLRGHEGRGIGLLAKLRAYALQDAGSDTVDANLELGLPADAREYSNAAHMLRDLGVRSIRVLTNNPAKLRGLHGFGIEVRGREAMPVVVTEDNRRYLTVKRDRLGHQIEGL comes from the coding sequence ATGACCGAGCACGGCACGATCGACAACGGGAACGGGATCTTCGACGACATCGAGGCGGCGGTCGCCGACATCGCGGCGGGGCGTCCCGTCGTGGTGGTCGACGACGAGGACCGCGAGAACGAGGGCGACATCATCTTCGCCGCCGCCAAGTCGACGCCGGAGCTGCTGACCTTCACGATCCGCCACACCAGCGGGGTCATCTGCGTCCCGATGGAGGGCGCCGACCTCGACCGGCTGCAGATCCCGCTGATGACCGCGCAGAACACCGAGCCGATGCGCACCGCCTACACCGTCAGCGTGGACGCCCGCGACGGCGTCACCACCGGCATCTCCGCCGCCGACCGGGCGAAGACCATCCGGACGCTGTGCGACTCGGCGTCCGAGCCGCGCGACCTCGTCCGTCCCGGGCACATCTTCCCGCTGCGCTACCGCGAGGGCGGCGTGCTGCGCCGCCGCGGCCACACCGAGGCCGCCGTCGACCTCGCCCGGATGGCGGGCCTCGCGCCCGCCGGCGTCCTCGCCGAGGTCGTCAACGAGGACGGCACCATGGCCCGCCTCCCCGAACTCCAGGTGTTCGCCAAGGAGCACGGCCTCAAGCTGATCTCCATCGAGCAGCTCGTCGAGCACCGCCGCCGCACCGAGCCGCTCGTCACCCGCGCCGTCGAGACCCGGCTGCCGAACCGGTACGGGACGTGGCGCGCCGTCGGGTTCTCCAGCGCCGTGGACGGCGGCGAGCACGTCGCGCTCGTCCTCGGCGACCTCGGCGACGGCACCGACGTGCTGGTCCGCGCGCACTCCGAATGCCTCACCGGGGACGTCCTGCACTCCGAGCGGTGCGACTGCGGCACCCAGCTCGACGCCGCGATGGAGCGCATCGCGCAGGAGGGCCGCGGCGTCGTCCTCTACCTGCGCGGCCACGAGGGCCGCGGCATCGGCCTGCTGGCCAAGCTGCGCGCCTACGCGCTGCAGGACGCCGGCTCCGACACCGTCGACGCCAACCTGGAGCTCGGCCTGCCCGCCGACGCGCGCGAGTACTCCAACGCGGCGCACATGCTGCGCGACCTGGGCGTACGCTCGATACGGGTGCTCACCAACAACCCGGCGAAGCTGCGGGGCCTGCACGGCTTCGGCATCGAGGTGCGGGGCCGCGAGGCCATGCCGGTGGTGGTCACCGAGGACAACAGGCGCTACCTGACGGTCAAGCGGGACCGTCTCGGACACCAGATCGAGGGACTCTGA
- a CDS encoding PH domain-containing protein, producing the protein MTENPALPAEWRPRTTRLVAYATAGAIILAMIVLAVFVAPQFTVVDRALMVLFGLGLAWILHMLARCRVTADESGLTVVNAFRTRRLEWPEVLDVTMTVGDPWPRLDLSDGTALGAMGINGAEKARASRQVAELAALLKARSETPDVT; encoded by the coding sequence TTGACTGAGAACCCGGCCCTGCCGGCCGAGTGGCGCCCCCGCACCACCCGGCTCGTCGCCTACGCCACGGCGGGCGCGATCATCCTGGCCATGATCGTGCTCGCCGTGTTCGTGGCGCCCCAGTTCACGGTCGTCGACCGTGCCCTGATGGTGCTGTTCGGCCTCGGCCTCGCCTGGATCCTGCACATGCTGGCCCGCTGCCGCGTCACCGCGGACGAGTCCGGCCTGACGGTCGTCAACGCGTTCCGCACCCGCCGCCTCGAGTGGCCGGAGGTCCTGGACGTCACGATGACCGTCGGTGACCCCTGGCCGCGCCTCGACCTGTCCGACGGGACCGCGCTCGGCGCCATGGGCATCAACGGCGCCGAGAAGGCCCGCGCCTCGCGCCAGGTCGCCGAGCTGGCCGCCCTGCTGAAGGCCCGTTCCGAGACCCCGGACGTCACCTGA
- the hisG gene encoding ATP phosphoribosyltransferase: MLSLVLPKGSLEKATMQLFDAADLTVRRASDRDYRASIDDPRIDRVRVLRPQEIPTYLEQGLFDLGITGRDWITETDSEVVSLGELKYSKATSNPVRVIMAVPEDAPWKSVSDLPEGVRISTEFPAMTKRFLEQHGVKAKVVPSYGATEAKVPDIVDAIVDLTETGSSLRKNGLRILDTLLTSYTELVANREAYEDAEKRAAMEDVALLLQGAIRARGNVLLKLNVAQADLRAVLDIMPSMSSPTVTSLAGGESNAVESVVAKRGVNTLIPALKAAGAHDILEIPISKIVD, from the coding sequence GTGCTGTCACTCGTCCTGCCCAAGGGGTCGCTGGAGAAGGCGACCATGCAGCTGTTCGACGCCGCCGACCTCACCGTCCGGCGCGCCTCGGACCGCGACTACCGCGCCTCCATCGACGACCCGCGCATCGACCGCGTCCGCGTCCTGCGCCCGCAGGAGATCCCGACCTACCTCGAGCAGGGCCTGTTCGACCTCGGCATCACCGGCCGCGACTGGATCACCGAGACCGACTCCGAGGTCGTGAGCCTCGGCGAGCTGAAGTACTCCAAGGCCACCTCGAACCCGGTCCGCGTGATCATGGCTGTGCCCGAGGACGCGCCCTGGAAGAGCGTGTCCGACCTGCCCGAGGGCGTCCGGATCTCCACCGAGTTCCCGGCGATGACCAAGCGGTTCCTCGAGCAGCACGGCGTGAAGGCCAAGGTCGTCCCGTCCTACGGCGCGACCGAGGCGAAGGTGCCCGACATCGTGGACGCGATCGTCGACCTCACCGAGACCGGCTCGTCGCTGCGCAAGAACGGGCTGCGGATCCTCGACACGCTCCTCACCAGCTACACCGAGCTGGTCGCGAACCGCGAGGCCTACGAGGACGCGGAGAAGCGCGCCGCGATGGAGGACGTCGCGCTCCTCCTGCAGGGCGCGATCCGCGCCCGCGGCAACGTGCTGCTCAAGCTGAACGTCGCGCAGGCCGACCTGCGGGCCGTCCTCGACATCATGCCGTCGATGTCGTCGCCCACGGTCACGTCCCTCGCCGGGGGCGAGTCCAACGCGGTCGAGTCGGTCGTCGCCAAGCGCGGCGTCAACACCCTGATCCCGGCACTGAAGGCCGCGGGCGCCCACGACATCCTCGAGATCCCCATCTCCAAGATCGTTGACTGA
- a CDS encoding Uma2 family endonuclease has product MSAQSVELYAESGLMDVESLPDWVIPPPGGFTADQFLDMRGLPRHTELIDGSLVFVSPQTVWHAWAIMHIVHELSRQAPPELEAVNEMTVRLSQRQAPEPDVSVIRAEVLDLDRTHFESEDVVLAVEAVSPDSVERDREIKPRRYAAAGIRHYWRMEKDGDRTVVYVYVLDPVDDAYHLTGIHHGTLKVAVPFEIEIDLNAIDRRGRGNARSRGRDEGEGAGEE; this is encoded by the coding sequence GTGAGCGCACAGAGTGTCGAACTGTATGCGGAAAGTGGCCTCATGGACGTTGAGTCACTGCCAGACTGGGTCATCCCCCCGCCGGGTGGCTTCACCGCCGACCAGTTCCTCGACATGCGCGGTCTCCCTCGGCATACGGAGCTGATCGACGGGAGCCTGGTCTTCGTGAGTCCGCAGACGGTCTGGCACGCGTGGGCCATCATGCACATCGTGCATGAGCTGAGCCGCCAAGCACCGCCGGAGTTGGAGGCCGTTAACGAGATGACCGTCCGGTTGTCGCAGCGACAGGCACCAGAGCCGGACGTGTCGGTGATCAGGGCCGAGGTCCTGGACCTCGATCGCACCCATTTCGAGTCGGAGGACGTCGTTCTCGCGGTCGAAGCCGTTTCCCCGGATTCCGTGGAACGTGACCGGGAGATCAAGCCCCGCAGGTACGCCGCCGCCGGGATCCGCCATTACTGGAGGATGGAGAAGGACGGCGACCGTACGGTCGTCTACGTCTATGTCCTCGATCCGGTGGACGACGCGTACCACCTGACCGGCATTCACCACGGCACCCTCAAGGTCGCCGTCCCGTTCGAGATCGAGATCGATCTGAACGCCATCGACCGGCGCGGCCGCGGTAACGCCCGGTCACGCGGCCGTGACGAGGGTGAAGGCGCCGGCGAGGAGTAG